In Primulina eburnea isolate SZY01 chromosome 5, ASM2296580v1, whole genome shotgun sequence, a single window of DNA contains:
- the LOC140831744 gene encoding monothiol glutaredoxin-S10-like has product MDYMLQLASQKAVVIFSKSSCCMCHAIKRLFYEQGVSPMVYELDELVNGMEMERALVRLGCNPSVPAVFIGGKFVGRANNVLTLQVDGSLKKMLKDAGALWL; this is encoded by the coding sequence ATGGATTACATGCTCCAACTCGCTTCACAGAAGGCAGTGGTGATCTTTAGCAAGAGCTCGTGTTGCATGTGTCACGCGATCAAGAGGCTTTTTTACGAGCAAGGCGTCAGCCCGATGGTGTACGAGCTAGACGAGCTTGTAAATGGGATGGAAATGGAACGTGCTTTAGTAAGGCTCGGTTGCAACCCGTCGGTTCCGGCCGTGTTCATCGGGGGCAAATTTGTTGGGCGGGCGAACAATGTACTAACTCTACAAGTTGATGGATCACTGAAGAAAATGCTCAAAGATGCTGGAGCTCTTTGGCTTTGA